The genome window ATTACAGTTTAAATTGCCATCGCCAATCGAGGAAAAATATATTGTCCCGGTTCGCCGGCAGTTAAAGGAAGAATTCGGTTTTCGCACGGTAGCTTCCGGGGTTCGCTCGGAATATTCCAAACGCGATTTTTCGGAAGAATCGCTGATGCTCACCGGCGATCTGAACGCGGCAGAAGTGGAGTGGATTGTGCAATACCGCATCAGCGATCCGTATAAATTCCTGTTCCGGGTGCGCAATGCGCAGCAAACCTTTCGGGATATTACCGAAGCGGTTATGCGCGAAATTATCGGCGACCGCACGATTAATGAAGTGCTGACCATCGGGCGGCAGGAAATTTCCAGCACTGTGGAAGCAAAGCTTCAGGAATTGTGCAATCAGTACGAAATGGGGCTCCGGGTTGAACAAGTTGTGTTACAGGATGTTAACCCGCCGGATCAGGTGAAGGGCGCATTCAACGAAGTGAACGAAGCCCAGCAAGAGCGCGAAAAACTGATCAACCAGGCGCGCGCGGAATACAACCGGGTGATTCCCAAAGCCAGCGGCGAAGCCAGCCGCACCATCGAGGAAGCCCGTGGGTATGCGCTGGAACGGGTCAACCTTGCTCAGGGTGAATCTTCCCGTTTTAATTCCTTATTTGAGGAATATCGCAAAGCGCCGGAAGTAACCCGCCAGCGAATTTACATCGAAACCATGAACCGCGTAATGCAAAAAGTAGATAAGAAAATACTTACCGATGAAAACTCATCCGGCGTGCTGCCGCTGTTGGATCTGAATAATGGAGGTGGCAAGAAATGAACCCAAACCGCATATTTTTATTAGCCATTCCGGTTGTTTTGTTTTTTATTTTGATTCAACAGTCTACCTTTATTGTCAACGAAGCCGAACAGGTGATTATCACCCAATTTGGCGAGCCGCAAGGTGGTGCAATTACAAAACCGGGCATTCATTTTAAAGTGCCGTTTTTACAAGATGCCCGTAGATTTGACAAACGATTTTTGGAATGGGACGGCGATCGCAACGAAGTGCCCACCCGCGACAAACGCTTTATTTGGGTGGATACATACGCCCGCTGGCGCATCAACAATCCGCTGCTGTTTTTGGAACGGGTGCAGAACGAATCGACGGCGCAATCCCGTTTGGATGATATTTTGGACGGCGAAACCCGTAACGCCATCGCCCGCCACGATCTGGTGGAGCTGATCCGTTCCACCAACCGCGAATTTCAGGTGAGTGACGAACTGGATGCCGGGGAAGAATCGGAAACATTTGTAAAAATTCAAACCGGACGCGATGGTATCCACAAAGAACTGTTGATGGCCGCCGCCCCAAAACTGGATTCACTCGGAATCGAATTGCTCGATATTCGCCTGAAACGCATCAAATATGTTGAAGCCGTTCAGCAAACTATTTTTGACCGGATGATCGCCGAACGGAAGCGCATCGCGGATAAATTCCGCTCCGAAGGTCAGGGTGAAGCATCCAAAATTTTGGGTGACAAAGAGCGCGATTTGAAAAAAATTGAATCCGAAGCAACCAAAGAAGCACAGCAAATTCGTGGTGAAGCGGATGCAAAAGCAGCTGCCATTTACGCTGCCGCATACGACCGTAACGCACAAACCCGCGATTTTTACCGCTTTTTGAAAACCATGGAATCGTATGAGCAGTCGATCAACAAAGGCGATGTGCTCATTCTTTCCACAGACAGCGAATATTTCAAATTTCTTAACAATATTAACGGAAAGTAACTTTACTCCGGGGCGCAGCATTGCCTAATGCTGCGCCTTTTTTTATGCTATTTCGATGCCCACCGGGCAATGATCCGAGCCCAAAACTTCCGGCAAAATGAACGCATTTTTTAACCGCGGCCGCAGCGAAGGAGAAATCCCGAAATAATCGATGCGCCAGCCGATGTTCTTTTCCCGCGCACCCGCGCGATAGCTCCACCACGAATAATGCCCGCCATCCGGTTGAAATTCCCGGAATGTATCGATAAATCCGGCTTCGACAATCCGGTCAAATCCGGCGCGTTCCTCATCCGTGAAACCTGCGTTTCCGCGATTGGCTTTTGGGCGCGCCAAATCAATTTCCTGATGCGCCACATTCAGATCGCCGCAAAAAATCACCGGTTTCTTTGTTTCCAATGTTTTCAAATATGTTAAAAATTCGGCGTCCCATTGCACCCGGTAATCCAGCCGGGTGAGTTCGCGCTGAGCGTTGGGCGTGTACACATTCACCAAAAAATAATCCGCAAATTCCAGCGCCAAAACGCGGCCTTCGCCGCTAAAATCCGGATGCTCCATTTCGCACTGCACGGAAAGCGGCGCAGTTTTGGTAAAGGTGGCAACCCCGGAATAGCCTTTGCGTTCCGCACTGCACCAGATCTGCTGATAACCGGGCAGCTCCAGTTCCACCTGTCCCTGCATGGCTTTGGTTTCCTGCAGGCAAAGCACATCCGGCTGCGTTTGCGCCACAAAATCCGTGAATCCTTTGTTTATCGCGGCGCGAATGCCGTTTACATTCCACGAGATCATTTTTGTCATTAGCTGATTTCCGGGCTTTTAAGTATCTGTTTAAAGATTCTGTTCTTCTGTTTTTAGTTGATGAATCAGATTTCGCAATTTTTGGAGGGTCGCATCATAAGCTTTTATAATGGTCAGTTTGATAACATAATTGGATTTCAACAAATTGATAAAGTGTTGATTTTTTAACAACTTAGATAGGTGGATGACTTGTTGCTCCCTGCTTTCCAAAAAAAGATCGGTAACATGCACCGGCAGTTGCGAATCCAGAAACGGCAGCATCCGGTTCAAAATAAAAGTGCTTTCGATTTTGTTGATTTCACGGATTTGCAAATAATCCACATGATACAAATTGATAATATCCGCCAGCAATGGCTTGTTGGAAATCAGGCGCGATAAACCGCTTTGTTTAATTTCCTCATATGTCATATCGTTGGATAAAAAGGAGAAATAGATGCTGGTAAATTGCAGGAATTTCCCGATGCTGTCTTTGGGAAACGACTGCCAATTGACGGTGGTATTGATAACGGTATCGTATGCGGGAAGGCCTGTTTCGATCATTTTCATATCTGTGAACAGGTTGAGCGAATCCGCCGCCAGATTTTCATGAAATTCATGAATCAGTCGCTTTTCCGAATCCCGTTCTTCATTGGCAATGCGCCATTCATTCACCCAAAAAGAAATGGTGATGCCAATAATAATCACCAGAATTTCAAAAATATAGGATGGCCAATCGTTGCGGAATTGTTGGAAAAGGCGCTTCATGTTAATCCATCCGGCTGTAATCCCCGACAAACCAGGTTTTCGGTGAAAGTTTCGGGTTGTCATCGCCGTAATATCCCCAGCCGATGATTTTGTAATAATCACCTTCAACGGATTCATGAAAATATTCTATTTTTAACGGATCTCTTTCGTCCCGTTGCCAGATCAGCGTGCCGGCACCCTGCATCGATCCGTGATGAACGATGGTTTCGTCGGGCTTTTGCACCACACACCACAGCGCGCCGTCCTGCACTTTGTTTACCCCTTCGCTGACGACCGTTTCGGTATCGCCATTGGCGTTTACAAAACGGTCGCGAATCGTTACGCGTTGAAAATAGGGATTTTCGGAGACGTATTCCTGCCGGACGTCGATTTCTTTGATCAGTTTTAGCGAGAGGTCTGCAAATTCAAGATCTGTAATTTCGGGGCGGGATTTTCCCGGACGCTGCCCGAGGGAATCTTCGTAAATATAAAACACACCTTCCCACGTTCCATTCAACATGGCAAAAGCGCCTTTGAACTGCTGATCCGCCGGTGAAACCACGGGCGGTTCGGCAATGTCGGTCACATTTTCCGGGGTTGGGGTGGCATTTTTACACGCCGCAAAAATCAGTAAAATTAATGCAAAAAACATGCTTTGCTTCATACGCACATACCTTTTCGGTAATATTTGGCGCACGAAGTTACATATTTTTCAAACGAAAAGCAACGTCAACGGCGGTAAAGCACAAACACTTTTTGCACCTTGCCGCGCGAGGGCTTTTCTGGGGCGTAAACAACGCAATTTTAATAGTTGTAATCAATTTTGGTTGGCAAACTGCCAACAATTTAAGAAGCTCAGGTAAAGCCGCTGCTGCTGCCACAGCCGCAACCGGGGGCGTTGCCGGAAGCACTCGTGCTGCTAAATCCGGCAGATGCAAAAGTTGAGAACAGTTTTTCGGTTTGTTCGCTGCCGCAGTTGTCGCATTTCACAGGTTCAGTTTGGGAAGAGTAAACCAGTTTCTCGAATTTTTCATCGCATTCGGTGCAGCGATATTCAAATAGTGGCATTTTTTTTCTCCAAAAATTATCTACGTAAAGCATTGAAATTATTGTAAATTCACAGCTTTTTTACGGGTGCTACTGAAGCTTTGGTTCTTCCTCTTTCAGAAAATTGAATTCGATTGACCAGCAGCGATCCATCACCACATCCAGCCCGCCGGCCAATGCAATCTGTGCTGCTTTGTCGTTGATAATGCCCAACTGCAGCCACAAACCTTTCGCGCCGATTTGCACGGCTTGTTCCGCAATCGGTTCGGTTACTTCCGCCGGACGAAACACGTTTACCAAGTCTACTTTTTCGGGAATATCCAATAGCGACGGATAACATTTTTCACCCAAAATTTCGTCCTGCCCGGGATTGACAGGAATGACTTTATAGCCTTTACGCTGCATTTTTTTGGCGACGCTGTTGCTCGCTCTGTCCGGGTTTGGTGAAAGTCCCACAACGGCAATCGTGCGGTATTCGCGCAAAACAAAATCGATGTTTTCGTTTACTTTTTTCATGATAACCATTGACCCCTTTTGCTATTTTTAATTCACAGATGTTGTGAAAATCATGTATTAACATCTGTACATATTTGATGATTGGCGCCTTTGGGCGTTACCAGGAAAATTAAAAAAGTTGAACATTTCACAAACGAAAACGGAGGGAACACGTTTGTTTGTGATGCCCTAAAAGATCATTTTTTACGAATCATGTGTTGGGTTTGGCGAAGCTCCTCGCGCATTTGCGCCAGCATTTCCTGTTGCTCAGCCATCGATTTTTGGTGCATGTCTATCATTTCCTGATGCATTTTGCTGACCATTCGTTCCAGCCGGTAGGTGTTGTCAACAGTCATTTCGTCCACAAAAACGGCGTTTGCCAGCGATACACCCAAAATTCCGCCGATCATCACCGAAACGATAAAATAGCCGCGCAGCAATCCCAATTGCCAGGAAAGCGCTTTCCCTTCTGTAAGCGAATCGGGAATTTCGTACCAGCCTTCGATAGTGAACACTTTAAGTAATGAATATGCGGAGCGCAGCGGATTGCCAAAATATTCCGGCGAGAGATCGCTGAACAGCATTGTCGCGCCGATGGACAGCGCCAGGTTAAGAATAATCAGTGCAAAAAATATCCCGACGGACGCCCGGAGTGCCCGTTTTACGCCGGTAATCAAATGCTGGATGTTCGGAATAAAACGCAGCAGCCGGAAAAAGCGAAACAACCGTCCCAACCGCAAAATCGAAACCGCCAGAAATGCGTCCATATGCTGCGCCGGGAAAAACGGCATGAGCAGCGAGGGGAAACTGGCGACCAGCACCGCAAAGTCGAAACGATTCCAACCGGATGAAAAATAGCCTTTTAGACCCAAAATGCGAATTTTTAGAATTGCTTCGATCAAAAAATAAACAATGCAACCGTAATCGATCCACACTAATACGCCGCTGGTTTGCTGCCGAATGGTTGGAAACTCGTCGAAAAACAGCACCAGTGTGTTCAGTAAAATCACCAACATTACGTTGTATTCGTTGGTGAACAATTCCAGAAACCGGTTGGAACGTTTGGCAGTCGGTAGTGTGCTCATTAGCTTTTTCCGTGTTGATTGCAAATTTCGTTTGGTGGACTAAATAGTGCGAAAAATCGGGAAAATGCAAGGATTTGTTGGTTGGAATTGCGTAATTTTTGCTGGATATGCTTAATGATGTTTTTTGCCACGGAGTCACAGAGTGCGCGGAGGAAATCAAACAAAAATTTCTGAAGATGAGATACGCTGTGTTTGATAAATTCAATTTATAAAAGCCGGGAGAATAAATGCCCAAAACATTAGCCGCAGCGCTGCCGGAATATTTACCCACGTTGCCATTCTTTAAAAAAATGCAGATTGCGGATGTGTTTTTGCTTGCAGATGACGTGATGTTTTCCCGGCAATCGCCGGTGCAGCGGTGCCGGATCCGGACTGCAGACGGTGAGTTGTGGCTATCGGTTCCGGTGTTGCAAAAACAGCGCGGTCGCCAAAACATTGGTGATGTGATCATCGACGAAACGCGCAACTGGCGGCAAAAACACTGGCGAAATTTGCGGCACAGCTATCAATTTTCAGCGTATTTCGATTTTTTTGCAGACGAATTTTCGGCGATGTTCGATTACAGAAGGCAGCGGTTGCTGGATGTGAATATCGCGAGCATCGAAACGCTGTGCAAATGTTTGCAACTGCTTCCGGAAATAGTGCGGGCGTCGGCAATTGCTATTCCGGAAACGGGCGGCGCGAGCGAGCGAATTGCGGAACTGACCATCGCTTGCGGCTGCGATGTGTATCTCGCCAGCCCGGGCGATCGCCGTTTTCTGGATGAAACCGCGTTCAAAAAACGCGGCATTCAACTTCAATATTTGGAGAGTGATCATTCGGAAGAAAATGTGTTTTCGGCAGTAGATGCATTGTTCCAGAAAGGTCCGGTGGCGTTGCGCTAAAACAGCTCGAATTTCACGTATCGACCGGGACGTTTTTTCATATCCGTCGTCAGTGAGTCGAGCGAACGGGTGAGGCTGACCAGCGTTTCGTATAATTTCGGGTCGTTCAGCAATGCCGCGACGGTTCCGCCGTGCTGCATTTTATACATTAGTGAATCCGCATTTGCCGCCATCGATTTGATTTTTGTGTAAAATTCCGCATCATTTTTCAATTGCGCAAAAGTGCCTTTGCCGTTGTTGAGGCTATCCAGCAGCGATTCCAGATTTTTGGAACTGTTGCTGAGGCTGGCATACAGCGTGGTGTCCTGCATCAATTTGCCGAGCGTGCCTTTGCCGTTATCGATGCTGGCAGTGATGCGGTCCATCCGCCGGATGATGTTGCCGATATCCCGCCCGGTTTCCCGGTCAACCAGCAATTTGCCGAGCGCGCCGCGTCCCTCCATTGCGTATGTGGTCAGCGAGTCGGTATTTCTGAGCACATTTCGCAACTCGACGATAATTTCTGCGGCTTCATCAAAAAATTCGTATGGGTCAACGCCGGCATCGCTGTTGATGTATTCGCCTTCCTCCAAAGTGGGGTCGCCGGGTCTGCCGATGGTGATATCCACATATTTATCCCCCAAAATTCCCAGCGTTTTGATCATGGCGATGGAAGAATTGGTGATATCATCTTTATAATCCCGGTCGATTTTCAGCTCGATATTGACGCCGCGTTTTCCGGGTTCGTTGATAATTTTCATGTTACCAACAACACCAACCTTTAATCCGGACAGCGTGATAAATGCACCGCGATTAAGTCCTTGCGCATTTGGCAAGTGCATGTAAATATTATATTTGGCGTCGAAAAATTTTTGGTTGGATGCAACAATGTAAAACACAAACACCGTGAGAAACAGCGCCAGCGCAACCATCAAATAAACGCCGAGGGAGATATTTCGATCTTTTTTTGCAAAAGCCATAATTTTTTCCAATAACTGTTGATGGATTTCGTTGCCGGATTAATCGCAGTTTCCGCTGACATCCGGTGCAAAATCGTATCCGTACCAATTGTGAATATCCGAGATGGGTTCACCATCGTAAACAATTTGACCGTCGCGCAGCAACATCATCCGGTGAACGATGTCCAGAAAATAATGAATTTCGTGGGTGACGATGATGGACGTCACGTTGTTTTTGTGAAGCTCCGTGATCGTGTCCACCACGCGTTGCGACGAAATCGGGTCCAGTCCCGCTGTCGGTTCGTCATACAGCAGGCATTTGGGATGTTTGATTGCCGCACGGGCAATGGACACCCGTTTGCGCATGCCGCCGCTGAGCTGTGCGGGATAATAATCCAAAAAATCGCGTAAGCCCAAATTTCCCAATTCGTTACAGACTTCTTTTTTGACCTCATCCTCGGGCATTTTCAGGCCTTCGCGGAGATAAAAACCGACGTTTTCTTCCACGGTCAGCGAGTCGAACAGCGCGCCATCCTGAAACACAATCCCGAATCGCCGGCGTATGCGCAGCAAATCTTTTTCACGCATGTGGGTGATATCCTGCCCGTCGATCAGCACCTGCCCCTGATCGGGACGCAACAAGCCCATTACCAGTTTGAGGATGGTGCTTTTGCCGCTGCCGCTGCCGCCAACGAGCAGCAGCAACTCGCCTTCCTTTACAAAAAAGCTGAGTTGATCGAGCACTTTTCGATCACTTAAATATAGCGTAACGTCTTTAAATTCAATCATTTGTCATCAATAAAAACTTAATATGGTTTTGGTAAGAATAAAATCCAGCAACAGCACAGAAATTGAGGTAAGCATTACCGTTAGCGTTGCGGCTTTGCCCAGCCCGACCGTTCCGCCGGAAACATGATACCCAAAATAACACCCGACTAATCCGATAAATAAGCCGTAAAACGGCGGTTTGATAGCGCCGATCACCAAATCTTTTATCAGTAATCCGGATTGGATGGAAATCCAGAAAAATTCTGAATCGATGCCCATCCACATAACTGCAGCAAACCAGCCGGCGATAATGCCGCAAACATCGGCAATGATGGTGATGGGAAGCATGAGCAGCAGCGAAGCGTAAACGCGTGGAACAACCAGCCGGTGGATCGGATCGATACCAAAGGCGCGCAGCGCTTCAATTTGTTCGGACAACCGCATGTTGCCGAGTTCCGAAACAAGCTTTGCGCCGCTGCGCCCAGCTAACATCAGCCCGGTGATGGTTGGGCCGATTTCGCGGATCACCGTAATCGAAACCATCCGCCCCAGCATTAGTTTTGCGCCAAACAACTCCAGTTTTTTGCCCCATTCCAGCGTTAGCACCATACCGATGCTCATCGATGCAATCAACACCAGCGGTAACGCCTGAATGCCCATAATGTGGATTTGCTCCATTGTATCCTGGCGATGACGCCAGATATATCGGAATCCGGACAATACTTTGGAAGAAAATTTGGAAAAATCCCAAACGCCCCGGGCGATGGTCGTAATTTTTGGCGGC of Calditrichia bacterium contains these proteins:
- a CDS encoding MCE family protein, translated to MAFAKKDRNISLGVYLMVALALFLTVFVFYIVASNQKFFDAKYNIYMHLPNAQGLNRGAFITLSGLKVGVVGNMKIINEPGKRGVNIELKIDRDYKDDITNSSIAMIKTLGILGDKYVDITIGRPGDPTLEEGEYINSDAGVDPYEFFDEAAEIIVELRNVLRNTDSLTTYAMEGRGALGKLLVDRETGRDIGNIIRRMDRITASIDNGKGTLGKLMQDTTLYASLSNSSKNLESLLDSLNNGKGTFAQLKNDAEFYTKIKSMAANADSLMYKMQHGGTVAALLNDPKLYETLVSLTRSLDSLTTDMKKRPGRYVKFELF
- the xth gene encoding exodeoxyribonuclease III codes for the protein MTKMISWNVNGIRAAINKGFTDFVAQTQPDVLCLQETKAMQGQVELELPGYQQIWCSAERKGYSGVATFTKTAPLSVQCEMEHPDFSGEGRVLALEFADYFLVNVYTPNAQRELTRLDYRVQWDAEFLTYLKTLETKKPVIFCGDLNVAHQEIDLARPKANRGNAGFTDEERAGFDRIVEAGFIDTFREFQPDGGHYSWWSYRAGAREKNIGWRIDYFGISPSLRPRLKNAFILPEVLGSDHCPVGIEIA
- the hflC gene encoding protease modulator HflC; amino-acid sequence: MNPNRIFLLAIPVVLFFILIQQSTFIVNEAEQVIITQFGEPQGGAITKPGIHFKVPFLQDARRFDKRFLEWDGDRNEVPTRDKRFIWVDTYARWRINNPLLFLERVQNESTAQSRLDDILDGETRNAIARHDLVELIRSTNREFQVSDELDAGEESETFVKIQTGRDGIHKELLMAAAPKLDSLGIELLDIRLKRIKYVEAVQQTIFDRMIAERKRIADKFRSEGQGEASKILGDKERDLKKIESEATKEAQQIRGEADAKAAAIYAAAYDRNAQTRDFYRFLKTMESYEQSINKGDVLILSTDSEYFKFLNNINGK
- a CDS encoding WbqC family protein; translation: MPKTLAAALPEYLPTLPFFKKMQIADVFLLADDVMFSRQSPVQRCRIRTADGELWLSVPVLQKQRGRQNIGDVIIDETRNWRQKHWRNLRHSYQFSAYFDFFADEFSAMFDYRRQRLLDVNIASIETLCKCLQLLPEIVRASAIAIPETGGASERIAELTIACGCDVYLASPGDRRFLDETAFKKRGIQLQYLESDHSEENVFSAVDALFQKGPVALR
- a CDS encoding ATP-binding cassette domain-containing protein, which translates into the protein MIEFKDVTLYLSDRKVLDQLSFFVKEGELLLLVGGSGSGKSTILKLVMGLLRPDQGQVLIDGQDITHMREKDLLRIRRRFGIVFQDGALFDSLTVEENVGFYLREGLKMPEDEVKKEVCNELGNLGLRDFLDYYPAQLSGGMRKRVSIARAAIKHPKCLLYDEPTAGLDPISSQRVVDTITELHKNNVTSIIVTHEIHYFLDIVHRMMLLRDGQIVYDGEPISDIHNWYGYDFAPDVSGNCD
- a CDS encoding ABC transporter permease → MTIKLPPKITTIARGVWDFSKFSSKVLSGFRYIWRHRQDTMEQIHIMGIQALPLVLIASMSIGMVLTLEWGKKLELFGAKLMLGRMVSITVIREIGPTITGLMLAGRSGAKLVSELGNMRLSEQIEALRAFGIDPIHRLVVPRVYASLLLMLPITIIADVCGIIAGWFAAVMWMGIDSEFFWISIQSGLLIKDLVIGAIKPPFYGLFIGLVGCYFGYHVSGGTVGLGKAATLTVMLTSISVLLLDFILTKTILSFY
- a CDS encoding CoA-binding protein; translation: MVIMKKVNENIDFVLREYRTIAVVGLSPNPDRASNSVAKKMQRKGYKVIPVNPGQDEILGEKCYPSLLDIPEKVDLVNVFRPAEVTEPIAEQAVQIGAKGLWLQLGIINDKAAQIALAGGLDVVMDRCWSIEFNFLKEEEPKLQ
- the hflK gene encoding FtsH protease activity modulator HflK, which translates into the protein MKGRQPFDLNDFAPKRFPGRSIALVIPLFFLVIIVFSSVFTVDTEEAAVILRFGEYNRTVDPGLQFKLPSPIEEKYIVPVRRQLKEEFGFRTVASGVRSEYSKRDFSEESLMLTGDLNAAEVEWIVQYRISDPYKFLFRVRNAQQTFRDITEAVMREIIGDRTINEVLTIGRQEISSTVEAKLQELCNQYEMGLRVEQVVLQDVNPPDQVKGAFNEVNEAQQEREKLINQARAEYNRVIPKASGEASRTIEEARGYALERVNLAQGESSRFNSLFEEYRKAPEVTRQRIYIETMNRVMQKVDKKILTDENSSGVLPLLDLNNGGGKK
- a CDS encoding zinc ribbon domain-containing protein, whose translation is MPLFEYRCTECDEKFEKLVYSSQTEPVKCDNCGSEQTEKLFSTFASAGFSSTSASGNAPGCGCGSSSGFT
- a CDS encoding ion transporter; amino-acid sequence: MSTLPTAKRSNRFLELFTNEYNVMLVILLNTLVLFFDEFPTIRQQTSGVLVWIDYGCIVYFLIEAILKIRILGLKGYFSSGWNRFDFAVLVASFPSLLMPFFPAQHMDAFLAVSILRLGRLFRFFRLLRFIPNIQHLITGVKRALRASVGIFFALIILNLALSIGATMLFSDLSPEYFGNPLRSAYSLLKVFTIEGWYEIPDSLTEGKALSWQLGLLRGYFIVSVMIGGILGVSLANAVFVDEMTVDNTYRLERMVSKMHQEMIDMHQKSMAEQQEMLAQMREELRQTQHMIRKK